A window from Cryptomeria japonica chromosome 1, Sugi_1.0, whole genome shotgun sequence encodes these proteins:
- the LOC131060108 gene encoding B3 domain-containing protein Os04g0581400-like: MESLKRQPLERKPFKVSSSKQNNQEGGKEEMGSIEEEVGSHCKTQDSISSLLSGNGRQSIPSCGLKRSVSGLSQISADPSNESSVYGGGLREKGLILALHRSMSEIAVFPREHLFDKALTPSDVGKLNRLVIPKHHAQRCFPLEDAQAENGIMLNFEDSTTGKHGDSNIHTGVAARATCSLRAGDGSSGTSTSTLGIS, encoded by the coding sequence ATGGAATCCTTAAAACGCCAGCCGCTTGAGAGAAAGCCCTTTAAAGTTTCTAGTAGCAAACAAAATAATCAGGAGGGTGGTAAAGAAGAAATGGGTAGCATCGAGGAAGAGGTCGGAAGCCACTGCAAAACTCAGGACTCCATTTCTTCTCTTTTATCTGGGAATGGAAGGCAGAGTATTCCTTCGTGTGGATTGAAAAGAAGTGTAAGTGGACTTAGCCAGATCTCTGCTGACCCAAGCAACGAAAGCAGTGTTTATGGAGGAGGTCTGCGAGAAAAGGGGCTCATCCTCGCACTACACCGGTCGATGTCAGAGATAGCAGTATTCCCGAGGGAGCACCTGTTTGACAAGGCCTTGACGCCCAGCGATGTGGGGAAGCTGAACCGGCTGGTAATACCTAAACACCATGCCCAGCGATGTTTCCCTCTCGAAGATGCCCAGGCAGAAAATGGCATCATGTTAAATTTTGAAGACAGTACCACAGGCAAACATGGAGATTCAAATATTCATACTGGAGTAGCAGCAAGAGCTACGTGCTCACTAAGGGCTGGAGACGGTTCATCAGGGACAAGCACATCAACACTGGGGATATCGTGA